CTGGGGCTATTGTGTTGGGGTTATTATTGCTGGCTCTGACACTTTCTGGAGGGTATACATTTGTGTGCCACATTTTTAGGGCACAGTTTTTAATCTCACTCCAAACTTTGTTGAATCACCTTGGCCTAGTAGGTATTTATCTTACCTATTCAAGCATAAAATGCTTGTACGTGAAGGCAATGATCTTGGAAAAAGCAGGTTTGGCtggttgaaatttaaaaaaattgacagaatCTGTATAAGCCAACCCATCCATCATTGTATACTTATCTCTCCATACTCACCATTGCATCCTCGTTCATCGTAAGTGGCATCAAGGCACCCTGTTGTTGAGGGctgtcataataaatatattgtgtaaggCCTAGTAACTGGCACCCCATCGTAGGAGGACAATACATGTTCCCCCATTAGGAAGGGATTGGCTTTACATGAATGCTGACACTTAAGCCTAAATGGGTGGTGAGGGGTGGTGGGAAAGTCTCTTACAGTTTAAAGCCCACACATTTGAGTTGGAGCCCCTGTCAAGGGGCTAtctgtcactatctgtattcttTTAAGTGTTTCCCCCAACTTCCATGTATGCAACTTCCAGTTCTTTAGCAAACCTCACAAAAATCACATtggctggagttggactttaaggTTTATTTAGGTTAAAGGTTAGGTTTTTAATAGAATGGTTTGGAATGCTGCCTGACCTTTATGCCTGCAGCAGTGTGTCTACTTTCCCGAGTGACTgagtcttatatatatatatatatatatatatatacctggagCCCAAAGAAGCTTTTAAACCAGAATGGCTAATTTTACAatgatgcaaagcacaatgctgTACGGCCAATCTATATATTTCTTACCTGTGGCAATCTATACTTCTCTCTTAAGTGTACGCGCAGTGTGGCTCTTTCTGCTTTCTTCTGGATAAACTGGGCATCTCTTTCCATCCTGCCAATCAAATTCAAGAATGATTCTCATCAATGAACATGACTAATATCATATATGGATGCTTATGTGGTCCTTTAAAGTGATAAAAGTAATGTGataaaatagatacatttgtTTCAGCAGAAACTACTTCCACCAAGTCTATGAATGATGAACACCCAGAAAACAGGATATCTCACCAACAAATTCAGTTTGCAATCCTAAAAGTTCAAAATAATCCTACTGCCAGTATAACATTAACTTTAAAATAGTTCAAgagtgtatgtattttttttgttcgAGTACAAATCgttcaataaaattattaaaaaaagtaattctagATGTGGTAACTAAAGGAACTGCTCAATATCTATACTGGTTTATACATATTCTGGATGGAGTAGTATTCTTTCTTTaggttttcctttactttcaccTGCTACAAATCCCTCTAGTCTCACTATTCCACTTCATTAAAGCCCTTTCCCACACTGGTGCCAAATGCACAACTGTTCATAGTGTCAGTGTGATTAAAAAACAAGGTACCCAGAAAAGGTCGGTAAGACTAAAGGGGTAACCTCCAGGTAGCCTCCTGGTATGATTGTGTCACATGTCACAGGAGGCAGTGAgctgctcattctgcgcatgcccgagattgggcACTTGGTCATTTTGGCTTCCTTATAATTTAGAAGGAAAGAAATCGATCTTAtgtgtgtgcacttttttttacaacatgcaTTTGTAGTGAGAGATCTGCTGACATGGCAagaacccaaaaaaaaagaagacagtggCACTGAAAGCTATGATGAGCCCTGAAAGGAAGAGGTAAGCCAAGCCAGTGCAGGACTCACTGGCGAATCGAGGGCTCGTTattggtaaaggtaagtgatttattttcacaaaattaCGCTTTAAATCAGTTCCATGATCCAAGTGAACCAATACCAAGTCAATGGCTGCAGACTAGAAATAAATTTTCATACCCTGGTATAATTTGTAAGATatactctaaaacaaaaaaatatttaatatcaataaacattttcttttcttttaatgagatCCAAATTTAACTATAAGGCATAAAAACACAATCATTATTCAAAATCTAGCAACAATGAAAACAATGAGGTAGTCCCTATTCAAAAGTTTGCCTACCATTAGTTCCTAATAGTGTGTATTGTCTACTATAGTATCAATGTAACCATGTAATCTTGCATATTAGTTGTGACTCTTGAGGCCTGTGAATTTCTCAGTAAAGCTGTCCAATCCCCTCAGCAAAAACCCTccagaacatttacatttttggtttggcTTTCACAAACTTTCAGATCTCCCCAAAGCAGGTTTGATGATATTTGGATCAGGAGACTGCAATAATTCCAGCACCTACACTTTTTTATGCCGTAGCTACTGAAGAGTCATTTGGCCTTGTGTTTTGGaacattgtcatgttggaagatcCCAGTGTATCCCATGCGTAGATTACATACTGATGAATGGAAGGTTTCCTCCAATATTTCCTGGTAACATGCTGCACTCATCTAACCAATCAATCAATTTTCATGAAGTTCTCTGTGTTGCTATAGCTTACACCTTTATAAAAGCTCTCACGGGTAAATTGTGAGGATTGAGAATGGGATTCAAGTTTGATCCTATGGTGGTTTCAAGTCAGACATTTACATTGCCCTGCCTGCCCTTTCACCGTAGTCAGGAAGGTTAAAATTAGTGGTGGCTGAACTTATCTGAAGTTCAcaagcttaagctgcgtacacacttgcaatttttgtcgttggaaaggatctttcacgatcctttccaacgacaagggagtgcacgatgcatgaacggtgctgtacatacagcaccgttcatgctctatggagaggggagggggagagcgacggaacggcaccctgctgcgcgctctccccttccctttcattaggatcggctgtcgtccatcgtccgtggatctggcaggtcggtcgtccggacgatgggcgacaccgactgtacacacggcagattttcgcccgataaaaatctgacgtgtgtacgtagctttaacgTTCACCAACAACCTCCAATGAAGTCTATGGGGAGGAAAACTTTGTTAGGTCTTCCCATTTTTAGGGCTAATAAGCAAACCACTGAAAGACCACCAATAGTATCAGTAgtccattgtttttttaagtggtttGCCTAATAGCCCTAAAACTGGACAAAATCTAACCGCAAGACTCATCTACCATAGACCTCAACCATGATTGAGTTCAGCAAACTTCAAGGAACATTTATTGAACCCTTCATGAACCAAACCTAACACTTTTGCTTATCTGTAGTATGGATGTGTGAAATTGAGAGTGTCCATTTATCTGAAATTAAAGACTCAGTGAAATTATGCTATTTTGACTatgaaaaggtaaaattatttgtgcttttttgggGTTTTAGAATGCAGTGGGCTTTAAATTCCCCCAAGAGTTACAGAAGCCCCAGTTTTTATGGACCTATTTGTGTGACAAAATACAACCAattgaaaaagaattaaaatttaataacaaTCACATACACATATAAGGGTCCGTTTACATCTTTTTGATATGTAAACATGCATTgtattaaggcagcccattcatttggaTGGGATTCTTAATGGACCAAAAAGGTGCACACACTATTTTAGGCAACAGAGTAAACAATACTGTATGGTAGGGCTACATAAACATTTGAATTTCCATGTGTCTCCGCAACAAAATGgcctaaaaaataaactattatacCAGATAAATTACAATTTCTTCAGAGACACAACTAGAAGATTAGATCATCTTTTTCTGGCAAAATTCTATTTGCTTATTTGCTTATTCCTAATAGTGGGCATGTTTTTAATGACTTAAAATGAGTTTCTGCCCGGATTGATTATCAATATCATGATTAGGAGGTATCCACAGACCCTGCTGTCGATTTGCAAACAGGGGAGATAGCTGGAGAGACTCTCTTCCTTCCCTCTGATAAAAgggataaaagaaaacattttgccagGTAATATTTAGAAACCCATTGACTAAAGTGCCAGCTATTTAATGTTTTCTGCCCTGCTGTCTGCTgtatagttatttttttcatgcttgtGTTGCACCCAACAATTGTttagtttatgaatatgtaaatagatgtgtgtgtgtgtgtgtgtgtatatatatatatatatatatatatataagtataggtatgtgtgcggggATATTATTGTTACAATACACTGTAggaattaaactgtttgaatgactagctattgtttgtgcatgaaccttctttaattgaatatctatatgcattgatagaggatataatttccatatttatgcagataaaatatacctaaataacacttGATTTGGATTGCCAACTTTGTGAGAGGTTGAGTTTAATGCCCAATGGAGTTTTTATCCTTTTAATATCCTTCTTACCCCATCTGACTGCTTCCTGCCCTCCCCCTGCAGTGCCCTGAGCTGGCATTGTTGTGTAACAGCCACACCCCTGCACACCCCTGTGTCCTCACACAGACTTGTATTGCAGAGGTAACAGAGGGGGCATTGCCAAACAGGTTGATAACCGAGTGCTGATTACTGAGTACAATGGTGTTTAGACACCCTGTGCAAATCTTAACAGAAAAGTACAAATCTGAGACATAAGCCAACCtagttgacatttaaaaaacagttttggaaAACGATGACCAAAGCAACACtggcttatttatatttttgaaccaAGCCATAAAATTATAGCACatgggtgggcaaactttttggctcaggggtcacaatgagttttaaaacttGACAGAAGGGCTGAACCAGTATCGGATGGAGAGTATAtgttgtatgaactgatatatattacatgtacaaAGGGGCCAGACTAAAAAGCCCAATTGGCCTTAGTTTACCTATACCTGCTATAACACCACAAGACCATAACATGCATTAATGTTCCTGAGGTTTTCCCATTGGTGTCCATTTAAAGTACTTGATATGTGTACATTTAATAATAACCTGTATTCACAGTAGCCTGACTAATCTATCTTTTGTTTAAAGGATCACAGTTCAGTATTACTTTGGCTTACTATCTCACATTTCTCACAATGATGGGCCAAAAAGAAAGCTAAAGAAGCCGCAGGAGGCCAGTCAAAGCACCAACTCCCTAGATGAAGTTAGTATTTGCATTGCAAGCTTAAATCCTGGATTCAGCTAAATCCTGGGCTTTTGAGCTCCTGGGGCATAAAACAATGAGCCAGCTCAAGAATGTCACTTTCACTACAGGTACACTTTTAGGTGAAGAACACTGACATTTCATAATAGGCACTGCCTATATTagttaaaataatcaaataactattttaaagtgtatagaaaggcatttttttcagttttttaaaaagttggtgACCATTGTGAGACAAAATATGTTGTATTCAGAGCAAAAGATTAAGGAAAATCCAACAGTGGTAACACCCGCAGAAGGAACAACTCTTTGGGATGGCAATAAGGTTTAATTTGGAAGAATTACATTCATTTACTCCTGTGTCGGGAAGGGAAATCCCACTAGAAGGATGCAGAAAGCCAAAAAGTAATCTGATtatgttttagtattttgtttaattaagGCTGGATATGCACTTAGGAACAATTTTgctttcttgtaacaattgagtAGATTTTAATTGCAAGCTCCTAAATCTCATCTCTCCTTGGATTGGGGTATTGGGCATGAGCTGGCTGGAAGCTTGCAGTTTTAATCATCTACATCAGTGAAAGGAACCTAATAATGGTAACATTGAACTATATGTGTATTAATCTGTTACTATACATGTTGCAGCATTATAATGCTATATCATGGCTGATAATAATTGCCGGTTAGCTGCAATGTGGAGAAATGTCATGGACAGCACTGTCATGGATGAGGAGTCTTTATTTGGAGTCACCCATTAATCCAGTTACTTCATGTTACTATTTTTAATGGAAAGTCCTTTTATTGCATCGTGGATGTTCTTCTAATTCAAAAAAAGAATTAGTAACATCCAGGAAACAAGGACAGTTTTTACAATAGTGTCAATTTtgcaaatcaaaaacattttcagggaTGAATTTTGAAAAATATGGGCTGTACCTGGAAGTTGGGAACATCTACTGGTTTTGACAATGGCATGTGCTCTTTGGCCAAGGCCCACTTGTGTCTTGGAGTGGTTCTGACAACAAACAAGAAAAGTTGTATACTCACTTCTCCTCTACTAGCTGCCTCTGGTACTCCTCATACTCCTCACGGGTCATACCAGCTGCTGCCGCGGGGTCCGAAGCATCAcccccttccttcttctcttccccaGTGTCCCCAAGTCCAAAACTTTTCAGTTGACTGCTAACCATTCCCTTCAGCAGGAAGGCCATGTTGCTGGCTATCCAAACATACAAAGTGCAGAACGAATCAGTGGAGAGCAGGATCCGGGCTGGGAAGTCAGGCAGGAGAAAAAGTCTGCAGCAGTTTGAGCTTGTCAAGGGCACACTGTTACTGGGAACTATATGCCAAAAATGGTTTGTCAGCCATAATCTGGATTAGCGGGTGAACTGTTTCGTCCATGGAGGCAGATGGTTCAGATTACTTGAAAAATCATTAGATGCAGCTGCCTACTTTCTATAATAATACCTTAAGCTAATTTCCTATCAGTCTACACATGATGTAATGATTTATATGATACAAGTTTAGTTGTGCAGGATCGTGAATGGTTCACTGGCGAgggaatgcatttaaaaataaagaaagatgaaTTTAGGATTTcacctttccttttaaaaaaactgatacaTGGCTGTAATGTGGGTCTGATTACTTCAATCCTTCCCGATGATTATAAAAAGTATTCAGATCAGAACATCTGATTTGGGTGACATGTACgtttaaaatagaagaaaacattcCAGGAAGTAAAAGTTTCTGGCAGAAGAGACGTGCAAAGCCTATTCTGCCAATCAAAATTTTTCCCTCACTGTTGGTGACTCTTTTTTGGATTATGCGGCATGGTTTGTGTGCTATGCAGAGCCCAGCTCTGTTCTTGGCACAGCATAAAATAGACCAAGGTGCCGGGGCCAGTGTTACTTTTGTGTACATGCAGAATTTAGATAatcagtggctgcccaatggccaaagaggtGTATCCAAAGAGTCGGCAGCAAACATGGCAGCAGCTGCAATAAGTTCATAGATCTGCCATTATTGGAGGGCACTTGGAAGAAAGTGGGTGTGccataaatataacaaacattCATCCCAACCAAGTTTAGTCTCTACTAAAAAAGGAGCCCCTGAAATGTGGAACAAGACACATACTGCTCCGTTAAATTTCCTAAAGGCTGGGTCAATAAATGAACTCCTGGATTAAGTCCAGGATAGGATGAACCATGTTAGGTAAATACAAGgggtatattttatacattttactaaatgCTTCTAAGAAATCTAATTTTTCCACCTATAAACTGCTCATATACACCATTGCAGAGGTGAACAGTGGAAAGCCCCAGACAAGGAACCATCAGTGGGTGAAAGGTGGAAGCAAGGTCCAGAAAATGGTATTTTTGTAGGGAGTGGCAGAATCTTGGCGGAATCTTTAGAAAACCCTATATGAGTCACATGTATGTGGTCATAAGAAGTGAATGAGTACCCCTACATACCCCCGTTTGATGGCAGTCAAAGAACATAGACAGCAATTTTATTTGgatgaaaaaaatttttgggtggtaattCTACACTACTCAATGTCTTGCTTTATGCCACCAAACTTTAATTACGTATTAAATAATTCTCTATTTTATATTCAAAGTCCAAAACTTAGTTTggatggaggggaggggggttattatcttagtttttattgctgtttctgcCCCCCACCAGAGTGGTtcactttccttttctctttgtcctggtgaccatgttccaaaaattaaaagccagagataaaataaatgtttgagttATCACCAAAACAGTATAATAGACAAGAGTGGAAATCTTCTGTAAATATCAACCTAATATTGAAGCCTTAAAGTATTTTAGAACTGTGCTGGTGATGCTGTCATACACATTTCAGCATTGGACACCTAGGCTCCTCTATGTTTAgtctaaacaaaaacaaaaaatgaacatgcaaattttacttatttttatttagaccAGACACAGAGCCCATCAGGGACATGACATGTGCTGCAGCCCCATCGCAATCAGCTTAATCACAGATTTCTAGAAACTCTGCTCTATTTTTAGAGCCGACAGAGAAGGAGGAGCTTTGAGGGGTTAATTCCTTCATTTGCATTAGTTTCTAATTAAATTAGTCTCCATTCCCAGAAAGTTGTGGATATTCTATAATCTGGGATTATCATTGatcatttcaaaaaaattaactttgcacatgcaaaaaaaaaaacaaaacccaacaaGCAGAGGCAGAATAAGcagtgaaatgttttgttttcatgtttcaagtagaaaataatttaatcagGAATTCTATTTTTCCAGTCTCTTGTAACACATATTGTAAAGTTGAAAGGAGTTCGGAATCTCAACACAATAAATTGCACCAATATTTGCTTCAGTTATCCAATCAAAAGAAGcaaatttgtgtaaatgtatctgatcatagggttttaaatctgggatatgttgaacttgatggatttatgtctttttttaacctgaattactatgcaactatgtaactACATGATCTGCAAATAAAGTAGTATGAAAAGTGATTAGAAATTTGCTTTTCAGCTGGTTGGATATTTGAAggaaatattcacacaattttatttgtgtaaagATTCTTGACTCCTATGTTCAAACTATTGGAGGAATCATGGGCTTCTGTGCAGCTCCTGGTGGCCAACGTCCTGCCAGCTACTTGGCTGCCCACACCATTTGGCTGGTCCTGCAGTGTTTGAGCATTCCACAGTGGCAGCCAACCAAGGGCACAATTCAGGGGgctgaaaaagcaataaatgtcCCACAACCCCATCACCAATCTGATCAGAACCTTAACCTGTTTAAATCATGCTTCACATTATGGGAACTCCATGTTAAGCCAATTGATGGCTAATAATGATCACAATGAAAATATGTTCATTGTTACAGTAAGAAACTTTTCTTTCTGCCTACAGCCCTTCATCTTTTCCCTCAACTCAACAATTCTGCACAAAGATCTatcaaaaataagaaaacatattttgtatctaTAGTCTTTATCtctgtcaatatatatagtggctGTTTTGCCAAAAGGTGAGGAGTAAGCAGCAATCTACTTGACAATCGGGGAAGGGAATTGGCACCACTAAAGCAGGAATCGGATATTAGAACTTTTTTGACACATTCCTCCAAATACAGGTGTCCTCTGGGATTGACTGTTAAGATTTTTTCCCCATATGGCTGCATAACAGGGCAGGGAAGTTAATATTTGGGAATATCGATAATAAATTTTAACAAGGaggaacagaacattttttttcagagataGTAAGTTTGCAATTATCTGCAAGGGGAAtggaaatataggaaaaaaatgtttagatgggGGAGGTCACAGTTGTCTGGatactgaaaaacataaaactcACTATGCGTGTAGACACTCACAAAATAAGTAAATTAGTGGCAGGCCCACTATCTGAATACATGAGGATTAGACTCGGAGTTTCCTCATTCTGATTCTCAACGAGAATAGGATAGAACTTTACAGGTacagaatcctttttttaatcCCTCTTTTCATTCCCTGGAAACACTGATAATAGCAAAGTTCCGCTCACAAAGTTCCATTGCttgacattatttttcatgatcatttccagtgacaatagaaCTAATGATCGCTATACATCTGCACTGTTCAGTCCAATAGataggggaagggggagaatgtgCAGGAGACGAAATTGCAGGAGGCATCCCACTTCATCCCACATTGTTATAATGAGTACTTTATTACACAGAAAATGGAAAGTGTGATTGGTTCTATAATGCTATTTTACTGtatacactgcacaacaatgattttgatactgggaataacacgtgatttacatgatattgagtgtgccgatttcaaatctgaactcagaatttgcgtatcacgtacagattttaggttataggtgtgctatagccattcaaatggtcagtaattggggctgctgcctcagctgaatcacgccccctggtggcatgcatgttccagctgggcatgtctgggcaagtcagtgagctgacgtcagaaataggtatataaggtgagatggaccaagggcttgtctctagtgcaaaaccatcttattgtAAAGTACAGCTAGGCCACAGTGAGTCCGTTTTGAGcaaaagatgagtaggcgcagctgtgttaataaactggacaatttttgctacatttatggCAAATATACCGCGTGTaatcaatgcaagaacctaacctagagggtgagatttgcttacaagtattaaaaaggataaaagctgggcacctaatatctgctgtcaggtatgttacattggcctaacacataggttgaataggaaaaggaataacatgccttttgctgtgcctatagTTTGGCTTGagcaaaagaccatcactcagactgctacttctgtaggagtaaaattgctgggttttcgaagaggACTatgtcaaaaatcgtctatcctgattgtgaatctgcactgaatccagtgccagtccctcctacatctgttgttactgacagtgacatgtcagatAAGGAACAGAAGgctgatgtcgatgttaatgaaagTTATGAACCCCAAtatgaagagggtaagccacattttttaagcCAATCAGATTCAGATGATCTAGTAAGAGACATGTCTTTGTCAAAaaagaagtctgaactgttagcctccagactgaaggagtggaatttgctacaaaaaggaacgacaacatCACACTTTCaggatcgtcacacaaagtttgcaggttattacaagctggaaaaagaCATTTGCTTCTCTACCGACGTGAGttgtctgatgatggagttaagttgcgaatacataccagagcagtgtagattgttcatagactcgaacaaagcaagtttgaaagctgtaatGCTGTCataaggtaacgaaaaaccttctgttattcttgctcatgccgaggaaatgaaagagacatacaaatccatggaggtcattttgaaattgaacacaagtggaacgtttgtggtgagtCGAGGGTGGTGgcaccattacaaagtgaaagaatggccacccagacctgaacacactgttggccagtacaacgtgaagcataaatcactcattgatcaaTAAAGTTtgccttccgccacttcataataaacttggaataatgaaaaactttgtttttgcaatggatcgtgatggcataggtcagaggtcagcaaactccggcctttaggtcagatacggctcagtcggtagtttgttctggcctaacaccccctggcccaTGCTACCTAATCCTG
This Pyxicephalus adspersus chromosome 6, UCB_Pads_2.0, whole genome shotgun sequence DNA region includes the following protein-coding sequences:
- the CPLX4 gene encoding complexin-4, producing the protein MAFLLKGMVSSQLKSFGLGDTGEEKKEGGDASDPAAAAGMTREEYEEYQRQLVEEKMERDAQFIQKKAERATLRVHLREKYRLPQSEKDENQIQMAGDDVELPEDLQKMMAEDQVEEEDKNSFLGHIQNIQNMDMDALKEKATTTFTEIKQAAEEKCLLM